One window from the genome of Dermacentor silvarum isolate Dsil-2018 chromosome 7, BIME_Dsil_1.4, whole genome shotgun sequence encodes:
- the LOC125946965 gene encoding boophilin-H2-like isoform X1, protein MKAYVFLVILSTACALNVEQQCAGNADRGICNLSLPRWWFNTKTGKCEQFNYGGCGGNHNRYDTKEVCEHTCANEKVRVEEMCRRPPHRGPCLANMHRFYYNHLTESCRPFVYGGCQSNGNNFQSYFDCMKVCKGSLLP, encoded by the exons ATGAAGGCCTACGTATTTCTGGTGATCCTTAGCACAGCTTGTG CTTTAAATGTTGAACAGCAATGCGCTGGGAATGCGGACAGAGGGATCTGCAACCTCAGCCTGCCAAGGTGGTGGTTCAACACAAAAACAGGAAAATGTGAGCAGTTTAACTACGGCGGCTGTGGTGGAAACCATAACAGATATGACACGAAGGAAGTTTGCGAGCATACATGTGCAAATGAAAAGG TGCGGGTTGAGGAAATGTGTCGCCGTCCGCCGCACCGTGGTCCATGTCTCGCCAATATGCATCGATTCTACTATAACCACCTGACGGAATCCTGCCGCCCTTTTGTCTATGGAGGTTGCCAGAGCAATGGAAACAACTTTCAGTCATACTTCGATTGCATGAAAGTTTGTAAGGGAAGTTTACTCCCGTAG